Proteins from a single region of Haloterrigena alkaliphila:
- a CDS encoding ABC transporter ATP-binding protein, giving the protein MASDSSSRSDAPGSPERSVAIRCTGIGHEYAGSSSWFGSGPDRSVTALKNVSLEIETGEVVGLIGPSGSGKSTVLHAIAGLIVPTGGTVELLGDDLTACSERERTRIRRQRVGLVFQQFHLLPSLTAVANVALPLVQLGYGRSERRLRAERRLEQVGLADRTTHRPGELSGGERQRVAIARALVTDPDVILADEPTGELDTETGMAVLDDLVDAARDRTVVLATHDERAVDRTERVISLLDGTVVDDDR; this is encoded by the coding sequence ATGGCAAGCGATTCGTCCTCGAGGAGCGACGCACCCGGGTCACCCGAACGGTCCGTCGCGATCCGCTGTACCGGCATCGGCCACGAGTACGCGGGCAGTTCCTCCTGGTTCGGGTCCGGCCCCGATCGGTCGGTCACGGCCCTGAAGAACGTTTCCCTCGAGATCGAGACCGGCGAGGTCGTCGGGCTGATCGGCCCCAGCGGCAGCGGCAAGTCGACGGTCCTGCACGCAATCGCCGGGCTGATCGTGCCGACCGGCGGGACCGTCGAACTGCTCGGCGACGACCTCACCGCGTGTTCGGAGCGCGAGCGGACCCGAATTCGCCGCCAGCGGGTCGGACTCGTCTTCCAGCAGTTTCACCTCCTCCCGTCGCTGACGGCGGTCGCCAACGTCGCTCTGCCCCTCGTGCAGTTGGGATACGGCCGATCGGAACGACGCCTGCGCGCCGAGCGGCGACTCGAGCAGGTCGGACTGGCCGACCGCACCACCCACCGACCCGGCGAACTCAGCGGTGGCGAGCGCCAGCGCGTCGCCATCGCACGTGCCCTCGTCACCGACCCGGACGTAATCCTGGCCGACGAACCGACGGGGGAACTAGACACGGAGACGGGGATGGCCGTTCTCGACGACCTCGTCGACGCCGCCCGAGACCGGACGGTCGTTCTGGCGACCCACGACGAGCGAGCGGTCGACCGAACGGAGCGGGTGATCTCCCTCCTCGACGGGACGGTGGTCGACGATGATCGATGA
- a CDS encoding ABC transporter permease, producing the protein MIDEDPTERTARDRWVAIVRFAGGRIATQARQTPRRTAVTVGLVAITIAVLVIVTGIGVALADETTSKDEADLRVVPHEGGTLSPVVGVEGPRLGDVHDRTATIDDREDVDYAMPVLVEVIEIRTRGSDDSTTVLAIGVVPREGSPPVGGVSTSVLEPGDPHYADGNYDGQRTGDVVLSSGAAEQLEASETDPLLVRSPRTGAVSQAHEVTAIEDAESGGVTSELPVVVLRLSELQSLTGADEEDLADQVLVGTESADAKAALEETYPNATIESGADGGMTALRDDTLALATSAVALVVGIGICALFVTTASALLVERERRTLAVLAAVGFAGRSRLAVIAVMTLALTLAGGAVGIALGYAGVALANYVAMTTVTSSPIATTDPLFVPYALGVSVVAGLLALPYPLYLTTKTDVVAELGQ; encoded by the coding sequence ATGATCGATGAGGACCCGACCGAACGTACCGCCCGCGACCGGTGGGTCGCGATCGTTCGCTTCGCCGGCGGACGAATCGCGACGCAGGCCCGGCAAACGCCGCGCCGGACCGCCGTGACCGTCGGCCTCGTCGCGATCACGATCGCCGTGCTCGTCATCGTCACCGGAATCGGCGTCGCACTCGCGGACGAGACGACCTCCAAGGACGAAGCTGACCTCCGCGTCGTGCCCCACGAGGGGGGAACGCTGTCGCCGGTCGTCGGGGTCGAGGGACCCCGACTCGGCGACGTCCACGATCGAACGGCGACGATCGACGACCGGGAAGACGTCGACTACGCGATGCCCGTCCTCGTTGAAGTCATCGAGATCCGAACGCGTGGATCGGACGACTCGACGACTGTACTCGCCATCGGCGTCGTCCCTCGTGAGGGGTCTCCGCCGGTCGGCGGCGTTTCGACCAGCGTTCTCGAGCCCGGCGACCCTCACTACGCGGACGGTAACTACGACGGTCAGCGGACGGGTGACGTCGTGCTTTCCTCGGGCGCCGCCGAGCAACTCGAAGCGTCGGAAACGGATCCGTTGCTCGTCAGGAGTCCGCGGACCGGCGCCGTCTCACAGGCCCACGAAGTGACCGCGATCGAGGACGCCGAGTCCGGGGGAGTGACGAGCGAACTGCCAGTTGTCGTCCTCCGGCTGAGCGAACTGCAATCGCTAACGGGCGCCGACGAGGAGGACCTCGCCGATCAGGTCCTCGTCGGAACGGAGTCCGCCGACGCGAAAGCGGCCCTCGAGGAGACCTACCCGAACGCGACGATCGAGTCCGGCGCGGACGGCGGGATGACCGCGTTGCGGGACGATACGCTCGCGCTGGCGACGAGCGCCGTCGCCCTGGTCGTCGGTATCGGCATCTGTGCGCTGTTCGTCACCACCGCCTCGGCACTCCTCGTCGAACGCGAGCGCCGGACCCTCGCGGTCCTCGCGGCGGTCGGCTTCGCCGGCCGTTCCCGACTCGCCGTCATCGCCGTCATGACCCTCGCGCTCACGCTCGCCGGCGGTGCGGTCGGGATCGCGCTCGGCTACGCGGGCGTTGCGCTCGCGAACTACGTGGCAATGACCACGGTCACGTCGTCGCCGATCGCGACGACTGATCCGCTGTTCGTGCCCTACGCGCTCGGGGTGTCGGTCGTCGCCGGCCTGCTCGCGCTCCCGTACCCCCTGTATCTCACCACGAAAACGGACGTCGTCGCCGAACTCGGACAGTGA
- a CDS encoding ABC transporter permease produces MIRTLRKIAAVGRLSTAQLRHDLGRTVLVIVAIALAVLAVTLLASLGLGVLETGQDRFDEADQDVWITGGSIELTATGGMENPITDSHRLAADVAERDDVESASPIAFHAVYAGTDPSNLELVSGVGVPNEHGGLTLEEGDGFSEGDVHYGDGDYDGPMTEEVIVDPGTAERFDVGVGDSIYVGTNPDTAAEREFTVVGISSSYSQFLGTSTVTMPLSELQEIAGTTGTDRAAFVTATVADGADRDAVSDELQSEYPAYDVRTSEEQFESMFEDQVLLLASGVALVALAVLAGVVLTVNLLALVAAQQREELAALRAIGLSRGVIAGLVGGQGVVLGLCGGALGLLATPPAALALNALAAALVGFENLLRTPPAVYALGFGIAVGVGTVAAVVAGWRASLYARFETLI; encoded by the coding sequence GTGATCCGAACGCTCCGCAAGATCGCCGCGGTCGGACGCCTCTCGACGGCCCAGCTCCGCCACGACCTCGGTCGCACCGTGCTGGTGATCGTCGCGATCGCCCTGGCGGTACTCGCGGTGACGCTGCTCGCGAGCCTCGGGCTCGGCGTGCTCGAGACGGGCCAGGATCGGTTCGACGAGGCCGATCAGGACGTCTGGATCACGGGCGGTTCGATCGAGCTCACGGCGACCGGCGGGATGGAGAACCCGATCACCGATTCCCACCGCCTCGCGGCCGACGTCGCGGAGCGCGACGACGTCGAGAGCGCGTCCCCGATCGCGTTCCACGCCGTCTACGCGGGCACGGACCCCTCGAACCTCGAACTCGTCTCGGGCGTCGGCGTCCCGAACGAGCACGGGGGACTGACGCTCGAGGAAGGGGACGGGTTCTCCGAGGGGGACGTCCACTACGGGGACGGCGACTACGACGGACCGATGACCGAGGAGGTGATCGTCGATCCGGGAACAGCGGAGCGGTTCGACGTCGGGGTCGGCGACTCGATCTACGTCGGCACGAATCCGGATACCGCGGCGGAACGCGAGTTCACCGTCGTCGGCATCTCGTCGTCGTACTCGCAGTTCCTCGGGACTTCTACCGTGACGATGCCGTTGAGCGAACTGCAGGAGATTGCGGGAACGACCGGAACGGACCGAGCGGCGTTCGTGACCGCGACGGTCGCCGACGGCGCCGATCGGGACGCGGTCAGCGACGAACTGCAGTCGGAGTATCCGGCGTACGACGTCCGGACGAGCGAGGAGCAGTTCGAGTCGATGTTCGAAGACCAGGTTCTGCTCCTCGCCAGCGGCGTCGCGCTCGTCGCCCTCGCCGTCCTCGCGGGCGTCGTCTTGACGGTGAACCTGTTGGCGCTCGTCGCGGCACAACAGCGCGAGGAGCTCGCGGCGTTGCGCGCGATCGGGCTCTCGCGGGGCGTGATCGCGGGACTCGTCGGCGGCCAGGGGGTCGTCCTGGGGCTCTGCGGGGGCGCCCTCGGACTGCTCGCGACGCCGCCGGCCGCGCTGGCGCTGAACGCGCTCGCCGCGGCGCTGGTCGGTTTCGAGAACCTGTTGCGAACGCCACCCGCGGTCTACGCGCTCGGCTTCGGAATCGCGGTCGGCGTCGGCACGGTCGCCGCCGTCGTCGCCGGGTGGCGCGCCAGTCTGTACGCGCGATTCGAGACGCTCATCTGA
- a CDS encoding DUF1616 domain-containing protein, with product MVETRSLVAMLPRPVRTLPADLATVFVLVGLTNIAVLGPIIRDTPLRVPLGLAFVLFVPGYAFIAALFPESGEAATADTTSPTDEDVTAGESDNRGLVPGSSVFADRSGIDGIERVALSFGLSIAITPLLGLALNFTPWGIRLVPIMLTVSAFTVGAAVVAAVRRWELPEDERFRVPYRAWYAAGRAELLEPDTRADAALNVLLVASVLLAVGSVGYAVMVPPQGEQFSAVYILTEDDDGELTADNYPTEFTRGEPREIVVGIDNHEHRTVDYTVVLVEQRVSVEGNETTVEEQRELDRFETRLAHNESWHQPHDLEPTMTGDDIRLVWLLYPDGDVPAEPSMETTEYYAHLWVDVSDE from the coding sequence ATGGTCGAGACACGGTCCCTGGTGGCGATGCTTCCGCGTCCGGTACGGACGCTTCCCGCCGATCTCGCGACCGTATTCGTCCTCGTGGGTCTGACGAATATCGCCGTGCTCGGCCCCATCATTCGTGACACGCCGCTTCGGGTACCACTGGGACTCGCGTTCGTTCTCTTCGTTCCCGGCTACGCGTTCATCGCAGCACTGTTTCCGGAATCGGGTGAGGCAGCGACCGCCGACACCACGTCCCCGACCGACGAGGACGTCACGGCGGGTGAATCGGACAACCGCGGTCTCGTCCCCGGCAGTTCGGTCTTCGCCGACCGGTCGGGTATCGACGGGATCGAGCGCGTCGCGCTCTCGTTCGGACTCAGCATCGCTATTACTCCCTTGCTCGGGCTCGCGTTGAACTTCACGCCGTGGGGCATCAGACTGGTGCCGATCATGCTCACCGTGAGCGCGTTCACGGTCGGTGCGGCGGTCGTCGCCGCCGTTCGCCGGTGGGAGCTCCCCGAAGACGAGCGCTTCCGGGTGCCCTACCGCGCGTGGTACGCGGCCGGACGCGCGGAGTTGCTCGAGCCGGACACCCGCGCCGACGCCGCGTTGAACGTCCTGCTGGTCGCCTCCGTCCTGCTCGCGGTCGGCAGCGTCGGGTACGCGGTCATGGTGCCCCCCCAGGGCGAACAGTTCTCGGCGGTCTACATCCTGACCGAGGACGACGACGGCGAACTCACGGCCGACAACTATCCGACCGAGTTCACGCGGGGCGAACCCCGAGAGATCGTCGTCGGGATCGACAATCACGAACATCGAACCGTCGACTACACCGTCGTCCTGGTCGAACAGCGAGTCTCGGTCGAGGGCAACGAGACGACCGTCGAGGAGCAGCGCGAACTCGACCGGTTCGAGACCCGACTCGCTCACAACGAGAGCTGGCACCAGCCCCACGACCTCGAGCCGACCATGACCGGGGACGACATCCGACTGGTCTGGCTGCTGTACCCCGACGGAGACGTGCCCGCCGAGCCGTCGATGGAGACGACGGAGTATTACGCGCACCTCTGGGTCGACGTCAGCGACGAGTGA